The following proteins come from a genomic window of Winogradskyella sp. PC-19:
- a CDS encoding DUF2851 family protein: MQEDFLHFVWKHKRFDTSNLKSINGESISIINLGQHNFNAGPDFFNSQLVINSQKWAGNVEIHIKSSDWYVHNHETDTNYDNVILHVVWEHDTDIFRKDNTEIPTLELKNYIDKGLLNNYKKLMQSKAWINCESDFPKVDEFSFNNWLERLYIERLERKSEDIYQLLETSKNDWEAVLFKMLCKNFGLKVNGESFLSLSNSVDFSVVRKVKHNIKDLEALLFGQAELLKDDIQDIYYIELQKRYQFLKQKFQLNNQGVLPLQFFRLRPPNFPTIRLSQLAALFNREQSLFSKIIELNATEDFYNLFEVETTEFWKTHYTFSKTSKSVKKKLTKSFIDLLLINTILPIKFGYLKSLGKSSEEEIFELIKSIKIEKNSIVDKFLSLKAIGKSAMTSQGLIQLKTEYCDKNKCLQCAIGSQLISKNQ; encoded by the coding sequence ATGCAAGAAGACTTTCTTCATTTTGTTTGGAAACATAAACGGTTTGATACTTCAAATTTGAAGTCAATAAATGGTGAATCAATTTCTATAATTAATCTTGGACAGCATAATTTTAATGCAGGTCCAGATTTTTTTAATTCGCAATTAGTAATTAACAGTCAAAAATGGGCTGGTAATGTAGAGATACACATAAAATCTAGCGATTGGTATGTGCATAATCACGAAACTGATACCAATTATGATAATGTAATTCTGCATGTCGTTTGGGAACATGACACCGATATTTTCAGGAAAGACAATACTGAAATTCCAACTCTAGAGCTTAAAAATTATATCGATAAAGGTTTACTGAATAATTATAAAAAACTCATGCAATCAAAAGCTTGGATTAATTGCGAAAGTGATTTCCCTAAAGTAGATGAATTTAGTTTTAATAATTGGCTAGAGCGATTATATATTGAGCGTTTAGAACGAAAATCTGAAGACATATATCAACTTCTTGAAACTTCAAAAAACGATTGGGAAGCTGTACTTTTTAAAATGCTTTGCAAAAACTTTGGTTTGAAAGTGAATGGCGAATCATTTTTGAGTTTATCCAATTCGGTAGATTTTTCAGTAGTAAGAAAAGTAAAACATAATATTAAAGATTTAGAAGCCTTACTTTTTGGTCAGGCTGAATTACTAAAAGATGATATACAAGATATATATTATATCGAACTACAGAAACGCTATCAATTTTTAAAGCAAAAGTTTCAATTGAATAATCAAGGTGTTTTGCCATTACAGTTTTTTAGGTTGCGACCACCAAATTTTCCAACGATACGCTTATCTCAACTAGCAGCTCTTTTTAATAGAGAGCAAAGCTTATTTTCAAAAATAATTGAATTAAATGCTACTGAAGACTTTTATAATTTATTTGAAGTTGAAACGACTGAATTCTGGAAAACACATTATACATTTTCAAAAACTTCAAAATCTGTAAAAAAGAAATTGACAAAATCATTTATAGATTTATTGTTAATCAATACGATTCTGCCTATAAAATTCGGCTATTTAAAATCTTTAGGAAAGTCATCAGAAGAAGAGATTTTTGAACTCATAAAATCTATAAAAATTGAAAAGAATAGTATTGTAGATAAATTTTTAAGCCTAAAAGCAATTGGTAAATCGGCAATGACTTCTCAAGGATTAATTCAGCTTAAAACCGAATATTGTGATAAAAATAAATGTTTACAATGTGCAATTGGTAGCCAATTAATCTCAAAAAATCAATAA
- a CDS encoding exo-beta-N-acetylmuramidase NamZ domain-containing protein translates to MMFKNTVLLLVLMMMSCGSKADNNKTENNEVPKQNQREKEIIVGANQTEKYLPILNGKKVGIVANQTSVIFETEGDSIYLVDPETDEVVFEKYAYPYTHLVDSLLKLNVDIKKVFSPEHGFRGKADAGELVKDGKDTKTGLTIHSLHGKHKKPTKEQLDGIDIMVFDIQDVGVRFYTYISTLHYVMEACAEQNIPLLILDRPNPNGNYVDGPTLEKQHSSFLGMHPIPLVHGMTIGEYAKMINGEAWLNNSVACDITIIELENYSHESSYNLPIRPSPNLPNDQSIKLYPSLGLFEGTTINAGRGTEFQFQRYGSPNLDKNHYDFNYTPVSNFGAKYPKYQNKVCYGVDLSEIKAERRFTLKYVIDAYKHAKDKSKVFNTANFTKHAGTENLQKQIEAGKTETEIKKSWQTDLEAYKQKREKYLIYDRA, encoded by the coding sequence ATGATGTTCAAAAATACAGTTTTATTATTGGTTTTAATGATGATGTCTTGTGGTTCTAAAGCAGATAATAATAAAACCGAAAATAATGAAGTTCCGAAACAAAATCAGCGTGAAAAAGAGATTATTGTTGGCGCCAATCAAACTGAAAAATATTTGCCAATATTAAATGGAAAAAAGGTCGGTATTGTAGCGAATCAGACGTCTGTTATTTTTGAAACCGAAGGTGATTCTATTTACTTAGTTGACCCAGAAACTGATGAAGTAGTGTTTGAAAAATATGCCTATCCTTACACTCACCTCGTTGACTCACTTTTAAAGTTGAATGTAGACATCAAAAAAGTATTTTCTCCAGAGCACGGTTTCAGAGGAAAAGCAGATGCTGGGGAATTGGTGAAAGATGGCAAAGACACAAAGACTGGTTTAACAATTCATTCTTTACATGGAAAACATAAAAAACCAACGAAGGAACAACTAGATGGTATAGACATCATGGTTTTTGACATACAAGATGTTGGGGTTAGATTTTATACCTATATATCGACATTACACTATGTGATGGAAGCTTGTGCTGAGCAAAACATTCCGCTTTTAATTTTAGACAGACCAAACCCTAACGGTAATTATGTTGATGGGCCAACCTTAGAGAAACAACATAGCAGTTTTTTAGGTATGCATCCAATTCCGTTAGTTCATGGAATGACTATTGGAGAATACGCAAAAATGATTAATGGTGAAGCTTGGCTTAACAACAGTGTAGCTTGCGACATTACAATTATAGAATTAGAAAATTACTCACACGAATCCTCTTATAATTTACCGATAAGACCTTCTCCGAATTTACCAAACGACCAATCCATAAAATTATATCCAAGTTTAGGTTTATTTGAAGGTACTACAATCAATGCTGGTCGTGGAACAGAATTTCAATTTCAACGTTATGGCTCACCTAACTTAGATAAGAATCATTATGATTTTAACTACACACCTGTTTCTAATTTTGGTGCTAAATACCCTAAATACCAAAATAAAGTTTGCTATGGCGTGGACTTATCTGAAATAAAAGCTGAAAGAAGATTTACCTTAAAATATGTTATAGACGCTTATAAACATGCTAAAGACAAGTCTAAAGTTTTTAATACAGCAAACTTCACAAAACATGCAGGGACAGAAAATCTACAGAAACAAATAGAAGCAGGTAAGACTGAAACTGAAATTAAAAAAAGCTGGCAAACTGATTTAGAAGCTTACAAACAAAAACGTGAAAAATACCTAATCTACGACCGAGCTTAA
- a CDS encoding amidohydrolase, whose protein sequence is MKKSLSILALITILSCETAKQTADLIVINATIYTVDDAFSTAEAFAVKDGKFLAVGTSEDIASSYKSDNMVDANGQTITPGLIDAHCHFLNLGIGLQEVQLMGTKSYDEVIQRVVDFHKEKNADYIMGRGWDQNDWEDKVFPNKAKLDELFPDTPIALTRVDGHAILVNQAALDLGKVTADSKIDGGEVVLENGQPTGVLIDNAESLVMNFWPTSTKQEAIDALLGAQDVCFDLGLTTVNDAGLSIEAINLIDSLQQTGDLKMRVYAMASATPKNLDYFIGKGIIKTDFLNVRSFKFYADGALGSRGAMMRDPYSDKPGHFGLLVNDIKTLKATAKRIANSEYQMNTHAIGDSANHAVLDIYKEVLNGKPNRRWKIEHAQIVSAEDFPKFNDIIPSVQPTHATSDMYWAEDRIGEKRMKGAYAFKDLLKQYGKVALGTDFPVERVNPMLTFYAAVARQDLEQYPEGGFQMENALSREEALRGMTIWAAYSNFEEEEKGSIEVGKFADFVILDKDIVTVEAKEIPQTKVVGTYVGGEKQ, encoded by the coding sequence ATGAAAAAATCACTTTCAATTTTAGCACTAATCACAATATTGTCCTGTGAAACAGCAAAACAAACCGCAGATTTAATTGTTATAAACGCAACTATTTACACTGTCGATGATGCCTTCAGTACAGCGGAAGCATTTGCTGTTAAAGATGGAAAGTTTTTAGCTGTCGGTACTTCCGAAGATATAGCTAGTTCTTACAAATCTGATAATATGGTAGATGCTAATGGGCAAACTATAACACCAGGATTGATTGATGCACATTGTCATTTTTTAAATCTTGGAATAGGTTTGCAAGAAGTGCAACTTATGGGGACAAAAAGCTATGACGAAGTTATACAGCGAGTTGTTGATTTTCACAAAGAAAAAAATGCAGATTACATTATGGGTCGTGGTTGGGACCAAAACGATTGGGAAGACAAAGTTTTTCCAAATAAAGCTAAGTTAGACGAGTTGTTTCCGGATACACCAATAGCACTAACAAGAGTCGATGGACATGCTATTTTGGTTAATCAAGCTGCTTTAGATTTAGGTAAAGTTACAGCTGATAGTAAAATTGATGGCGGCGAAGTCGTTTTAGAAAATGGGCAACCAACTGGTGTTCTTATTGATAATGCAGAATCTTTAGTGATGAACTTCTGGCCAACTTCTACAAAACAAGAAGCGATTGACGCACTTTTAGGTGCTCAAGACGTATGTTTTGATTTAGGATTAACAACAGTTAATGATGCAGGATTAAGTATTGAAGCGATTAACTTAATAGACAGTTTACAACAAACAGGTGATTTAAAAATGCGAGTTTATGCTATGGCTTCTGCGACTCCTAAAAACTTAGATTACTTTATAGGTAAAGGCATTATTAAAACAGATTTTTTAAACGTGCGATCATTCAAGTTTTATGCAGACGGTGCATTAGGGTCAAGAGGTGCTATGATGCGTGATCCTTACAGCGACAAACCGGGACACTTTGGGCTTTTGGTTAATGATATTAAAACACTAAAAGCAACAGCAAAGCGTATAGCAAATTCTGAATATCAAATGAATACACACGCTATTGGCGATTCTGCAAACCACGCAGTTTTGGATATCTATAAGGAAGTACTTAACGGTAAGCCAAACCGTCGTTGGAAAATTGAGCACGCTCAAATAGTGTCTGCAGAAGATTTTCCAAAATTCAATGATATTATACCTTCTGTGCAACCAACCCATGCTACGAGTGATATGTATTGGGCTGAGGACAGAATTGGCGAAAAGCGTATGAAAGGTGCTTATGCTTTTAAAGATTTATTAAAACAATACGGAAAAGTAGCTTTAGGTACAGATTTCCCCGTGGAGCGTGTAAATCCTATGCTAACTTTTTATGCAGCTGTGGCAAGACAAGATTTAGAGCAATATCCAGAAGGTGGTTTTCAGATGGAAAATGCATTAAGTAGAGAAGAGGCATTAAGAGGTATGACTATCTGGGCAGCCTATTCTAATTTTGAAGAAGAAGAAAAAGGCAGTATCGAAGTTGGTAAATTTGCTGATTTTGTCATCTTAGATAAAGATATAGTTACGGTTGAGGCTAAAGAAATTCCACAAACTAAAGTTGTCGGAACTTATGTTGGTGGTGAGAAGCAATAG
- a CDS encoding sterol desaturase family protein has product METLYNYFETIPSSHRSLILVSGITFFWLLEGVLPLFRFDYKKWKHAVPNFFFTLTTIAINFGLAFLLLWSADWVKANNFGIINWLPEIPLWAYMFLGIFLLDFFGAYLAHFVEHKVKPLWMVHLVHHTDHKVDTTTANRHHPIESVIRFTFTLLGVFVVGTPIAIVMLYQALSLIFTQFTHANIKLPKAVDKVISYLLISPDMHKIHHHYRLPYTDSNYGNIFSVWDRLFGTYMYMDREKLVYGVDVFPDEVKNSNIKDLLKQPFQPYEKPTLTSELE; this is encoded by the coding sequence TTGGAAACTTTATACAACTATTTCGAAACTATTCCGTCTTCGCACAGAAGCTTAATACTAGTTTCTGGGATTACTTTTTTTTGGCTACTAGAAGGTGTATTACCATTGTTTAGATTTGATTATAAGAAGTGGAAACACGCTGTGCCAAATTTCTTCTTTACATTAACAACTATTGCTATTAATTTTGGATTGGCTTTTTTGCTGTTATGGTCTGCTGATTGGGTAAAAGCAAATAATTTTGGAATTATAAATTGGTTGCCAGAAATACCACTTTGGGCATACATGTTTTTGGGTATTTTTTTACTCGATTTTTTTGGTGCTTATTTAGCTCATTTTGTCGAGCACAAAGTAAAGCCTTTGTGGATGGTACATTTGGTACATCATACCGACCATAAAGTAGATACAACCACGGCAAATAGACACCATCCTATTGAAAGTGTTATAAGATTTACTTTTACTTTGCTTGGGGTTTTTGTTGTTGGCACTCCAATAGCAATTGTTATGCTATATCAAGCTTTATCTCTAATTTTCACACAATTTACTCATGCTAATATCAAACTCCCAAAGGCAGTTGATAAAGTGATTAGTTATTTGCTGATTTCTCCTGATATGCATAAAATTCATCATCATTACAGGTTGCCTTATACAGATTCTAACTACGGAAATATATTCTCAGTTTGGGACAGGTTATTTGGAACATATATGTATATGGACCGCGAAAAATTAGTCTATGGTGTTGATGTTTTTCCTGATGAGGTGAAGAATAGTAATATCAAAGATTTACTGAAACAACCTTTTCAGCCTTATGAAAAACCAACGCTTACTTCAGAGTTAGAGTGA
- a CDS encoding class I SAM-dependent methyltransferase produces the protein MKDIFGKAMLDYYSDNYSEDLITSTNISDEDVLPLPYLFRAYTEMPKLEQKALQLAKGKTLDVGCGSGSHSLYLQQNGIDVKAIDISKGAVNVASQRGVLNIELKPLLDETENFDTILLLMNGTGIFEEVLQVSKYLKHLKSLLNPNGQILIDSSDIKYMFEDDDGGTWLDLSGGYYGELDYYLSYKNEKEEPMKWLYLDFETLKLACKTLGLKCEKVMDGEHFDYLARLF, from the coding sequence ATGAAAGACATTTTCGGAAAAGCGATGTTAGATTATTACTCGGATAATTATTCTGAAGACCTTATTACATCTACTAATATTTCTGATGAAGATGTATTGCCTCTTCCCTACTTATTTAGAGCGTATACCGAAATGCCAAAGCTTGAACAAAAGGCGTTACAGTTAGCAAAAGGAAAGACGCTTGATGTTGGTTGTGGCTCGGGTAGTCACAGTCTGTATTTACAACAAAACGGTATTGATGTAAAAGCCATTGACATATCAAAAGGTGCAGTAAACGTTGCTAGCCAGCGTGGTGTTTTGAATATTGAATTAAAACCACTCTTAGACGAAACTGAAAACTTTGACACCATCTTACTCCTAATGAATGGTACAGGGATTTTTGAAGAAGTCCTACAAGTTTCGAAATATCTGAAGCATTTAAAATCTCTTTTAAACCCTAATGGTCAAATCTTAATAGATTCTTCTGATATTAAATACATGTTCGAAGATGATGATGGCGGTACTTGGCTAGATTTAAGTGGGGGTTATTATGGTGAATTAGATTATTACCTCAGCTACAAAAACGAAAAAGAAGAACCAATGAAATGGCTGTACCTCGATTTTGAGACTTTAAAACTAGCTTGTAAAACGCTTGGACTAAAATGTGAGAAAGTTATGGATGGTGAGCATTTTGATTATTTGGCTAGATTATTCTAA
- a CDS encoding ABC transporter permease, whose product MNFELFIAKRIIGSKTYKSSVSAPIIKIGIAAIAIGIIVMLIAIATGLGLQQKIRDKVVAFNGHIIIDNYDTNASDESQVPLSLDQDFYPDFKTVEGVTHIQGTANKFTIIRTKTDFEGVFIKGVGKDYRWNYFEEFLTDGRLPDFTGKLNNEILISKYLANRLGFKVGDTFQSLFGEDLNRPPRIRNFEVVGIYNSGFQELDEKFCIADIRHIQRLNKWEENEVGAFEVFIDDFSKIEEKGEAVYREVPSLMKSTTVTRKYNTVFDWIKIFDSNTYGIIAIMILVAGINMITALLVLILERTQMIGILKALGTANWSVRKVFLYNASYLVGLGLFWGNIIGLGLLFAQKYFKLFPLNPDTYYVSEAPVYISLDYILILNVGTFVVCLLMLLIPSIIISKISPVKAIRFD is encoded by the coding sequence TTGAATTTCGAACTCTTTATAGCCAAACGCATAATTGGCAGTAAAACGTATAAAAGTAGTGTTTCGGCACCAATAATTAAAATTGGTATTGCTGCTATTGCTATTGGCATCATAGTAATGCTTATTGCTATTGCAACAGGTCTAGGGTTACAACAAAAAATCAGAGATAAAGTTGTGGCGTTTAACGGTCATATAATTATCGATAATTATGATACCAATGCGTCGGACGAGTCTCAAGTGCCCTTAAGTTTAGACCAAGATTTCTACCCGGATTTTAAAACTGTTGAAGGCGTAACCCATATTCAAGGTACTGCAAATAAATTCACCATTATAAGAACAAAAACTGATTTTGAAGGTGTTTTTATTAAAGGTGTTGGTAAAGATTACAGGTGGAATTATTTTGAAGAATTTCTTACTGATGGACGCTTACCAGATTTTACTGGAAAACTGAATAACGAAATTTTAATTTCAAAATATCTTGCTAATCGATTAGGATTTAAAGTTGGTGATACATTTCAATCTTTATTTGGAGAAGATTTAAACCGTCCGCCAAGAATACGGAATTTTGAAGTCGTAGGTATTTATAATTCAGGTTTTCAGGAATTGGATGAAAAATTCTGCATTGCCGATATTAGACATATACAGCGTCTTAATAAGTGGGAAGAAAATGAAGTTGGTGCTTTTGAGGTTTTTATTGATGATTTTTCTAAAATTGAAGAAAAAGGAGAAGCTGTTTACCGTGAAGTACCTTCGTTAATGAAGTCAACAACTGTTACCAGAAAGTATAATACCGTTTTTGATTGGATTAAGATTTTTGATAGTAATACCTATGGGATAATTGCAATTATGATTTTGGTTGCAGGTATTAATATGATTACTGCGTTACTAGTCTTAATTTTAGAGCGCACACAAATGATTGGCATTCTTAAAGCTTTGGGTACCGCTAATTGGTCTGTTCGAAAAGTGTTTTTATACAATGCCTCATATTTAGTCGGTTTAGGATTGTTTTGGGGAAATATTATAGGATTAGGATTGTTGTTTGCTCAGAAATATTTCAAGCTCTTTCCTTTAAATCCAGACACCTATTATGTTAGTGAAGCGCCAGTATATATTAGCCTAGACTACATTCTTATACTTAATGTAGGTACTTTTGTAGTATGCTTATTGATGCTTCTTATACCTTCAATCATTATTTCAAAAATTTCGCCAGTAAAAGCAATACGCTTCGACTAA
- a CDS encoding pyridoxal-phosphate dependent enzyme produces MDYAENILGTIGNTPMVKMNKLVEDLPCLVLAKYETFNPGNSVKDRMALQMIEDAEADGRLKPGGTIIEGTSGNTGMGLALAAIIKGYKCVFVLSDKQSKEKMDILRAVGAEVVVCPTDVEPTDPRSYYSVSKRLAEETPNSWYVNQYDNPSNCKAHFQSTGPEIWEQTDGKVTHFVVGVGTGGTISGVGSYLKMKNPNVKVWGIDTYGSVFKKYHETGVFDENEIYSYITEGIGEDILPANVNFDVIDGFTKVTDKDAAVYTQKLAKEEGMFLGNSAGAAIKGVLQLKEHFGPDDVVVVLYHDHGSRYVGKMFNDDWMRERGFIEDEVTVASDLIKDHSDKPLVTVKTEELVSHAIERMKTFKISQIPVEDITGFVGAVDETDLFRRYVEDKNISDLPIKEVMSKPYPVVKMNTKIEEISKLINKENNAVLVDLENGKYHIITKHDIISAL; encoded by the coding sequence ATGGACTACGCAGAAAATATTTTAGGAACTATTGGTAATACGCCAATGGTAAAAATGAACAAATTAGTTGAAGATTTACCATGTTTAGTATTGGCTAAATACGAAACTTTTAATCCAGGAAATTCTGTAAAAGATAGAATGGCACTTCAAATGATTGAGGATGCCGAAGCAGATGGAAGATTAAAACCAGGCGGAACTATTATTGAAGGTACTTCGGGTAATACAGGTATGGGATTAGCTTTGGCTGCGATTATAAAGGGTTACAAATGTGTTTTTGTATTAAGTGATAAGCAGTCTAAAGAGAAAATGGATATTTTGCGTGCTGTTGGTGCAGAGGTTGTGGTTTGTCCAACAGATGTAGAGCCAACTGACCCAAGAAGTTATTATTCAGTTTCAAAACGTTTAGCCGAAGAAACTCCAAATTCTTGGTATGTTAATCAGTACGATAATCCAAGTAATTGTAAAGCACATTTTCAAAGTACAGGTCCAGAAATTTGGGAACAAACCGACGGAAAAGTTACTCACTTTGTCGTAGGTGTTGGAACTGGTGGTACAATTTCTGGTGTAGGAAGTTATTTAAAAATGAAAAATCCAAATGTAAAAGTTTGGGGAATTGACACTTATGGTTCTGTGTTTAAAAAATACCATGAAACAGGTGTTTTTGACGAAAATGAAATTTACTCATACATCACCGAAGGTATTGGAGAAGATATATTACCAGCCAATGTAAACTTTGACGTTATTGATGGTTTTACAAAAGTAACTGATAAAGACGCAGCAGTTTATACACAAAAATTAGCCAAAGAAGAAGGCATGTTTCTTGGTAACTCTGCAGGTGCAGCTATCAAAGGTGTTTTACAATTAAAAGAACATTTTGGACCTGATGATGTTGTTGTGGTATTATATCATGACCACGGTAGTCGTTATGTTGGTAAAATGTTTAATGACGATTGGATGCGCGAACGCGGTTTTATAGAAGATGAAGTTACAGTGGCTTCAGACTTAATAAAAGATCACTCAGATAAACCTTTAGTTACGGTAAAAACAGAAGAGTTGGTGTCGCATGCTATTGAGCGAATGAAAACTTTTAAAATTTCGCAAATACCAGTAGAAGATATTACAGGTTTTGTTGGTGCTGTTGATGAGACTGATTTGTTTAGACGTTATGTCGAAGACAAAAACATATCTGACCTACCAATCAAAGAGGTAATGAGTAAACCTTATCCAGTGGTTAAGATGAACACCAAGATTGAAGAAATCTCCAAGCTTATTAATAAAGAAAACAATGCAGTTTTAGTTGATTTAGAAAACGGGAAATATCATATTATTACCAAGCACGATATTATTAGTGCATTGTAA
- a CDS encoding YkgJ family cysteine cluster protein: protein MQDYINNLPKLAKDKHKENAAFFKKLKKKPPKQLDYIMQDLHEAEFERTDCLECANCCKTTGPLFTDKDILRIAKHFKMKPQQFTEQFLRLDEENDYVLQSVPCTFLGADNYCSIYEVRPKACREFPHTDRKKFQQISNLTLKNVAICPAAFNIVEAMKARIK, encoded by the coding sequence ATGCAAGACTACATTAATAATCTACCAAAGCTCGCCAAAGATAAGCATAAAGAGAATGCAGCGTTTTTTAAGAAGCTTAAAAAAAAGCCACCAAAGCAATTAGATTATATCATGCAAGATTTGCATGAAGCAGAGTTTGAACGTACCGATTGTTTAGAGTGCGCCAATTGCTGTAAAACAACAGGGCCATTATTTACCGATAAAGATATTTTGCGTATTGCAAAACATTTTAAAATGAAACCACAGCAATTTACGGAACAATTTTTGAGGCTAGATGAAGAAAATGATTACGTCTTGCAGTCTGTACCTTGTACATTTTTAGGCGCTGATAATTACTGTTCTATTTATGAAGTTAGGCCAAAGGCATGTCGTGAGTTTCCGCATACGGATAGAAAGAAGTTTCAGCAAATATCTAATTTGACACTAAAAAATGTAGCTATATGTCCAGCTGCTTTTAATATAGTTGAAGCTATGAAAGCTCGAATCAAATAA